Within Brachyhypopomus gauderio isolate BG-103 chromosome 4, BGAUD_0.2, whole genome shotgun sequence, the genomic segment GCACGTAAGATCATTCAGTGTCGTGTATATTTAGAAGAGCACATGCACTTGTTTGACGTAATCAACAGCACGGAAGAGGCTTCATGACTGAGAGTGAGAGCTCCCAGGAGATAGACTCTGTTTCCAAAAGGAGAGTCTTCCTTCTCCAGGCGGTCGGCATCTTCGACCCCTGCACCAGTGAGCTTAAGGGCGTAAGTGCTCAGTGCTCGGTTTAAAAAGTGAACTTCTCGAACAGACAACATGCTGCCTGTTGTTTTCACCATGGTGCTTATGCTCCTTAACAGCTGATGATTGTTAACAACAAATAACACATTAGTAGAGAAATGCATTTAACTCATATTTGAATATTCACTAATAAGCATTACCATTAGTAAGCACTACAAAGCCATTCTGTATTCATGTCTATTTTGTGTTTTGATCTTAGCTCGAGGTTTCTTTTTATCTCTGCCCTCTGTCTTGACCCTGTTTATGTCTTCTTACAATATCCATTTCCTTTGTCCCTATTAATAGACATTTACCTGTAATGGAGCCCTCTCGAGTCTTTGAGACTCACTCATGACAGAATCTGTTCTTTCCATATCAGGACAGTCGAAGTAGGCAAAGCAGCAGTGTGACCCATCTTGTCTGAAATGTTACAGTGACGATCTACTGTCTTCTCACAAGTTCATCTATGAACTTATATTATATTTAAGGGTGGGCATAgatgatttttttaaatctagattaatctcactgaaatcttaaAATTAATctagaatatgcgtgctacccaagtaattacaaaaagtcagtctttgagatagggtttcttaatacagagacATACAATACatcatacaatacaatacattagaccaggggctcatctcctgtttccaaaatgcatcaatgactgcttgaggaagctgttctactttgatacttgaagaaaaaaaacatgctcaataaaatgtaggatactcatgttcaacggtttattcagttaaacatgaaaatagtactgtaagactagatactttaagagggcatattcagtcaaacatgaatttgtaagcctacatactgtacattaaaaggggttgataacatgtttattcagctaaacatgagatttgaaatgtaagccaacatttagtacatttaacgtGTTTTTTCGGCGGCGGTGACTCTTCCCCTGgactgcatcagtgcttgacccagtgtcagcagcattagcaaacgggtgctttgcgtttaaatggtacttcagactggtaaaactcctacaataaactaattccgcgttgcataaggtgcaaacaactttagtcttgtcaatgtctccattaggaagcttcctaaaaatgaattttacaTTAAGCAAACCTGGtggcttcgtggctgcatccatctaagcacatgtgcgatttgttgtggtaattcacaggtttgaaaacttgttctcgccccctactgtgcaatttggttaggaatacacccgagctaaactatcaaggtgaaagtcctCATAGTTtacttacctattttgacccagttcccaacccaactttaagaataaattaatggcgataatttttatatcgcccgataagagtatcacattatcgaacgccgttaacgctgataatggcccaccactaattatatTATACTTATATTAGAGTGTGACCTACCAGCTATACTTAGATGCTATAAATGCTCAATATAGATGTCATAGATGATAAATGCTCAGATATAGAGGAGAGACAAATTAATTCCTCTGGTTGGTTCAGTGTCTTGCAGTCAAAACCCCCACATCAAAATACTGGTTGTAGGACCTCCGTTAAAACAACAATGTTCAAAATCATTAAACATAATGTggtatttttttcttttgtccAGCAAAAAGAACAAATGACCATTATGTGATACCATTCAAAAAAGTCATAAATACTGACTATGTGATCTCataaaccacttctttccccctctcttcctctcccctggTCTTTTCTGACAGGCACTACCTGGGTGTCCTACATGCTGGACCTGCTTTACTTTGGCAACACGGCACCAGAGCGTCAGACCTCTCTGCCCATCTACATGCGAGTACCGTTCCTGGAGTCGGCCTTCCCTGTGATCCCTACAGGTCTGTGGCCCCGCCTTCTGAGGCCGTGAGGTGTGAATACAAATGGGCCTGTAGCCACTGTATATAATTTATTAGTGGATTAATGGGATCATGTGCCTGTCATGTGCCCAGTCTTGTAAATGGCAATacttatatactatatatatataatgcaacTATACTACACTATACTATACTACTTACATACAATCTGTGGATTCAGTGTAAACTGCTGTGACTTTTAAGTGCCATAATTCCATTGTCCAATAATGCAATCAGTACAAAGTTCTGTTTTTTAAGTTTTTTGgtagattatttttttttttggactttATGCAGGAGTGGAATTGGCAGATAATCTGCCCACCACGCCGCGCCTTATCAAAACTCATCTACCTGTTCAGTTGGTGCCCAAGTCCTTCTGGGAACAGAACTGCAGGGTACTGTATGTGGGATTTATTCTCTGTATGTTTTTGTCCAATTTGAACATGAAAATGTATGTACATAAcgatttttacaacacatgttgtcacaaatcagctttacaatcgcatgggtccagatccctaatgaacaaaccagacagtggcaaggaaaacccCCGTAGTTCCCCCTAAACATGGCTTTACTTTTTACATATCTGTGtaaatatgtgtatgtatgatgcAGAGAAAGTGGGTTATTCTCTAATGTGCTTAACTTCTATAACAGCTTTCACAATTTTAACAATGTCTTTCCTGTACAACAGGAGCACATTCTGCTCTTTTAAACATCTTACAATTAGTCAGTAAGCCCTTACTTTAACTTATGAAGGCAAAGGTCGCCCGAATTAATGAAATATGAGCAAGCGTTTCTGTGCTGAGCACATTCTTCACATTTTGAAAGTGTAACCGATGCTCTGAGCCAAATCACATCCTGCACACAAGTCCACTTCCCATACTGAGAAAGGCATGCCTGCATCCTAACCAGAAACACAATTTTACGACAATAGATAAGGTGTGTCTAATTTTGTCTATAGTAGGTTACCAGTGAAATTaacagtcactctttctctccaggttgtCTACATAGCACGCAATGCCAAAGACAATGCTGTGTCCTATTTTCACTTTGATCGAATGAATTATGTGCAACCAGAACCAGGAGATTGGAGCACTTTTCTGAAGAACTACATGGAtggaaagagtgagtgagttacTGCCTCTACAGGGATCTGTGGCAGTGGTGCAAAAAGTATGCAGCGTATAGGGGCGCTGCAccagagggggcgccaaatcgatgccagaaaattatttgccgagttgatcgggggtgggggtgaagtgtggggggcgccgatagtatgtttgcatacacctcagaaagtatgtagttgcaaccctgatCTGTGGTAATGGACTTTTCAATTTGAGTGATTTTTAAAAGCTGAAACAGTTGGAACAGCGAAGTAATGTATCGTCTTCCATtttaacgtttttttttttttttagatgtttTTGGTCCTTGGTATGACCATGTGTGTGGATACTGGGAGAAGAAGAAGACGTACTCAAACATTCACTATATGTTCTTTGaggacatggtggaggtaaagtATCACATATGCAGGTTTTTccaggtgatggtgtggtggaattgatggcacagaattcaagatcttataatatattaagcagtatttatttgatagcaagagagttacaaaatataaaagtataaaagtatgatgtgaagcgtacgcttcatgcagtaactctgaactgtctctctcagtccagattcttatagtcaaagtgtgtgtgtagaaaaaactaaggatgcctgcttcccaggagcagttatcagtttccctaggattcaaccttggg encodes:
- the LOC143512618 gene encoding cytosolic sulfotransferase 3-like isoform X2 — encoded protein: MEGIDFPSMHSRPEMFEFEGIPMVHYFTDNWENIQNFKARPDDILIATYPKAGTTWVSYMLDLLYFGNTAPERQTSLPIYMRVPFLESAFPVIPTGVELADNLPTTPRLIKTHLPVQLVPKSFWEQNCRVVYIARNAKDNAVSYFHFDRMNYVQPEPGDWSTFLKNYMDGKNVFGPWYDHVCGYWEKKKTYSNIHYMFFEDMVEDTGREVEHLCSFLGLSPPSEEKERITKSVHFDSMKQNNMTNYSSLPVMDFKISQFMRKGKVGDWKNHFTVAQNEQFDEHYKEKMKNTTLQFRTEV